TGTAGGTACTGGTGGCGCTTTACTTTGCGCCTATCTAATGGAAGTTGCATCTAGCTTATAGGTATTCATAATTAATAACAAAATAAAGGGTTGGCGTTCTTTATTCTCAAATTTTATAGATATTTGCGCCCTAAATAAATAGAATGAAGAAAATATTATTTGTTGTTGCAGCGGTACTAGCTTTAAGTTCATGTGGGGACAACCCAGAGGAAACTATGATTGTGAACGGTAAAATAAAAGGACTTAAAAAAGGTACTCTTTATTTACAACATGTACCTGACTCGGTTCTTGTTACTGTTGATTCTGTTGCTATAAACGGAGATGGAAATTTCTCTTTTACCACAAAATTAATGAGTCCAGAGATTTTTTACCTGTACTTAGATAAAAAAGACAATAACGATATTAACGATCGTATTACTTTCTTTGCTGAACCAGGTACAACTACTATCAATACAGATTGGAATACCTTTGATACAACTGCAAAAATAATAGGTTCTGAATCTCAAGAAAAATTTGAAGAATACAAACAGACCATGACAGGTATCAATAAAAGGAATGTTGAAATAATGATGAAGGCTGCCCAACCAGAAAATCAAACTAGCCAATTAAGTATTGATTCTTTGGAGAATATCAGCAATAGAAATACGCAAAGAGGTTATGCGTTTGCTATTAACTTTGCCTTAAACAACAAATCGTCTTTCATAGCGCCTTATATTGCGCTAAAAGAAATACCCGATGCCAATGTCAAATACTTAGATTCAATCTACAGCGTGCTTTCACCTGAGGTGGTTGAATCTAAATATGGTAAAGAGTTAGCTGAACTATTGAAAAAGAATTAAATAGAACAAACCAACTTATTACAAATAAAAAAGCATCCTAAATTATTAGGATGCTTTTTTAGTTATTTGGAAGATAGAGATAAACTATACCAACTTGTTAAGGTCATCGACCAATTTAGTTGCTTTTGTTTCCAAATCTTTTCTTACTTCTTTGAAATGTGCTTTTTTGTTCTCAACATCATTTTGGTTGACTTTAGCAACTAATTCATCAAAAGATGAAATTGCATCATCTATAATTGCAGAACCTTCTTTTGAATGCGTAGTACCATTAGTAGCTTCAACTATATAAACACCTTCTATAATGTCACCAAGAACATTATTAATATCTTTCTTTAAATTTTTAATACTTGCCATCTGTAATTATTTTTTTTGCAAAAATACAATATTTGAACTGCCGTACAGTTAATTAGACCTTAAATAGTAACTTCTAATAGTTTAGCACCAGTAGACTGTAAAGAAATCTTCTGTGTTGAAGCTGGTAATAATGCTGTTTCTCCACTTTTAATGGAGACATCGCCTTCAGCAGTACTAATCTTAACTTCTCCACCAACACACATAAATATGGTAAATGAATCTCTTTGTGCAGTATCTAAATCTAAATTCTCTGTAAGCTCTATGAAGTTTGTTTTAAAATAAGGACAATCTACCATGGTATTCACCTCATTCTTTTCTTGACCGTAAGAGACTTTAAAATCGTCTTTCTTTTCATAATCAACAGCATCTAGTGCTAATTCTGTATGTAATTCACGAAGGTTACCATCTTTATCTTTTCTATTAAAATCGAAAACGCGATACGTAACATCAGATGTTTGTTGAATTTCTGCCAACATCACCCCTGCCCCAATTGCATGAATTTTACCTGTATTAATGAAGAAAGTATCTCCTTCTTTAACTTCCTCATAATTAAGAAGATCAAGCAAGGTATCATTATCAATACTTTCAGCGTATTCATCTTTAGTAACATCTTTGTTAAAACCAACAATTAGTTCTGCTTTTGGATCAGCATCCATAATATACCACATCTCGGTCTTACCAAAAGAATCATGACGTTCTTTTGCCAAGGCATCATTTGGGTGCAGTTGAATAGACAAATCTTGTTTGGCGTCAATAAACTTTA
Above is a window of Maribacter aquivivus DNA encoding:
- a CDS encoding DUF4369 domain-containing protein; this translates as MKKILFVVAAVLALSSCGDNPEETMIVNGKIKGLKKGTLYLQHVPDSVLVTVDSVAINGDGNFSFTTKLMSPEIFYLYLDKKDNNDINDRITFFAEPGTTTINTDWNTFDTTAKIIGSESQEKFEEYKQTMTGINKRNVEIMMKAAQPENQTSQLSIDSLENISNRNTQRGYAFAINFALNNKSSFIAPYIALKEIPDANVKYLDSIYSVLSPEVVESKYGKELAELLKKN
- a CDS encoding type I phosphomannose isomerase catalytic subunit, with the protein product MHPLKFRPILKERLWGGTKLKEVFGKPIESDITGESWELSTVKGDISVVANGSLEGKSLQDLIDSNAEELLGKSVVDRFGKEFPILIKFIDAKQDLSIQLHPNDALAKERHDSFGKTEMWYIMDADPKAELIVGFNKDVTKDEYAESIDNDTLLDLLNYEEVKEGDTFFINTGKIHAIGAGVMLAEIQQTSDVTYRVFDFNRKDKDGNLRELHTELALDAVDYEKKDDFKVSYGQEKNEVNTMVDCPYFKTNFIELTENLDLDTAQRDSFTIFMCVGGEVKISTAEGDVSIKSGETALLPASTQKISLQSTGAKLLEVTI